The following proteins come from a genomic window of Elusimicrobiota bacterium:
- the ftsH gene encoding ATP-dependent zinc metalloprotease FtsH: MKGNGRNAILWLLVFSGILFFIQSLRGPHFSEKEIDYSTFKRQLKAGRVTEVRVREGLLRGKYKEEGKTVAFRAIPLPDPKLVEELEAVGVEKFLGEPERGWINALLGNLVWIGVFIFFWWFVIIRQMQGGGKQAMAFGRSKAKLQTNRKNRVTFADVAGCDEAKEELQEIIEFLKDPAKFQKLGGKIPKGVLLFGSPGTGKTLLAKAVAGEAGVPFFSSSGSDFVEMFVGVGASRVRDLFEQGRKSAPCLLFVDEIDAVGRQRFAGIGGGHDEREQTLNQLLVEMDGFDTKEGVILIAATNRPDVLDPALLRPGRFDRQVAVPSPDLKGREQILKVHAKGVKLGTDVDLSVIARRTPGFVGADLANLVNEGALLAARRSKKAVEMKELEEAIDRVIAGPERKSRMMSEKEKLVIAYHESGHTLVAHTLAPHDPVHKVSIIPRGPALGYTLQLPTEDRYLTSRSDMLNRLCILLGGRTAEEIVFKEVTTGAQDDLSKATQIAHKMVCEFGMSEKLGLVTYKKKSEELFLGRELGEGRTYSDQTAQDIDEEVKRLIAESQQRVRIILNEGRTALEALAKSLMEKEVLNGDEIAALIAGGTLPAAPPTSAGDTPDAAGSAAGGLAPSPSPA; the protein is encoded by the coding sequence ATGAAAGGCAACGGACGCAACGCGATTCTTTGGCTCCTGGTTTTTTCCGGGATCCTGTTTTTCATTCAGAGTCTGCGCGGGCCCCATTTCAGCGAGAAGGAAATCGATTACTCGACATTTAAGCGCCAGCTGAAGGCCGGCCGTGTGACCGAGGTTCGCGTGCGGGAAGGGTTGTTGCGGGGCAAATACAAAGAGGAAGGGAAAACCGTCGCTTTCCGCGCCATCCCCCTGCCCGACCCGAAACTCGTCGAAGAGTTGGAAGCCGTGGGCGTCGAAAAATTCCTCGGGGAGCCGGAGCGGGGTTGGATCAACGCGCTTCTCGGAAACCTCGTGTGGATCGGGGTGTTCATTTTCTTCTGGTGGTTCGTGATCATCCGCCAAATGCAGGGCGGCGGCAAACAGGCCATGGCCTTCGGCCGCTCCAAGGCGAAGCTCCAAACCAACCGGAAGAACCGCGTGACCTTCGCCGACGTGGCGGGGTGCGACGAGGCGAAAGAAGAATTGCAGGAGATCATCGAATTCCTTAAAGACCCGGCCAAATTCCAAAAATTGGGCGGCAAGATCCCCAAAGGCGTTTTATTGTTCGGTTCGCCGGGGACCGGCAAAACCCTGTTGGCCAAAGCGGTCGCGGGGGAGGCGGGCGTGCCGTTCTTCTCAAGCTCCGGATCGGATTTCGTTGAGATGTTCGTGGGCGTGGGCGCCAGCCGTGTCCGCGACCTCTTCGAGCAGGGCCGCAAAAGCGCTCCCTGCCTCCTCTTTGTCGATGAAATCGACGCCGTGGGTCGCCAGCGTTTCGCCGGCATCGGCGGCGGTCACGACGAGCGGGAACAAACTTTGAACCAATTGCTGGTCGAGATGGACGGGTTCGACACCAAGGAAGGTGTGATCCTCATCGCCGCCACCAACCGGCCCGACGTGCTGGACCCGGCGCTCCTGCGCCCCGGGCGGTTCGACCGCCAGGTGGCGGTCCCATCGCCGGACCTCAAGGGCCGCGAGCAGATCCTCAAAGTGCACGCCAAGGGCGTCAAGCTGGGGACCGACGTCGATCTCTCCGTTATCGCCCGACGGACCCCGGGTTTTGTCGGCGCCGATTTGGCCAACCTGGTGAACGAGGGCGCCCTGCTGGCGGCGCGACGAAGCAAAAAAGCCGTGGAGATGAAGGAGCTGGAGGAGGCCATCGACCGCGTCATCGCCGGGCCCGAACGCAAAAGCCGCATGATGAGCGAAAAGGAAAAACTCGTCATCGCCTACCACGAGTCGGGCCACACCCTGGTCGCCCACACCTTGGCGCCCCACGATCCCGTGCACAAGGTGTCGATCATCCCGCGGGGGCCCGCCCTGGGCTACACCCTGCAATTGCCCACCGAGGACCGCTATCTGACCAGCCGGTCGGACATGTTGAACCGCCTTTGCATCCTGCTGGGCGGCCGCACCGCCGAGGAAATCGTGTTCAAGGAAGTCACCACCGGCGCCCAGGACGACCTTTCGAAGGCGACCCAAATCGCCCATAAGATGGTCTGCGAGTTCGGCATGAGCGAAAAGTTGGGCCTGGTGACCTACAAAAAGAAATCCGAGGAATTGTTCCTGGGCCGGGAGCTCGGCGAAGGCCGGACCTATTCCGACCAGACCGCCCAGGACATCGACGAAGAGGTCAAACGGCTGATCGCCGAATCCCAACAGCGGGTGCGAATCATTCTCAACGAGGGCCGAACCGCTCTGGAGGCCCTGGCCAAGTCGCTCATGGAAAAAGAGGTGTTGAACGGCGACGAAATCGCCGCCCTCATCGCGGGGGGAACCCTCCCCGCGGCGCCCCCGACCTCCGCCGGCGACACGCCCGACGCGGCCGGGTCCGCCGCCGGCGGCCTGGCGCCGTCCCCCAGCCCGGCGTAA
- the tilS gene encoding tRNA lysidine(34) synthetase TilS — MALKPLRSLDPLPRFSRALLDGGLRPSDKILVACSGGPDSMALLDLASRSGLDVVVGHVDHGLRPSSGADARFVRAQAAARGRPCFVAHAPVRARAARRGRGLEDAARELRYAALGRMARRTGCVAVLAAHTLDDQAETVVMNLLRGAGPGGLAGMSPRSPLPGRPDLVLVRPLLDFPKRSLRTHLRTRGVPFRVDETNAQPLFLRNRLRPVLARWEKERPGFFERVARTARVLRDEEDFWRRRLGMDRRKQPPRRLDRRDFMRYHIAEQRRRLRLLFGLTHFESLERVRQFAADRAAGPLDLPEGRVAKTARFLIFKRKIARENP, encoded by the coding sequence GTGGCCCTCAAACCGCTCCGCTCCCTCGACCCGCTCCCCCGTTTCTCCCGCGCGCTCCTTGATGGGGGGCTGCGCCCTTCCGACAAAATCCTGGTGGCCTGCTCCGGCGGGCCGGATTCCATGGCGCTTTTGGATTTGGCCTCCCGATCCGGGCTGGACGTCGTTGTCGGACACGTGGACCACGGACTGCGCCCGTCTTCGGGGGCGGACGCCCGCTTCGTCCGCGCCCAGGCCGCGGCACGCGGCCGGCCGTGCTTTGTCGCCCACGCGCCCGTCCGGGCGCGGGCCGCGCGCCGGGGCCGGGGCCTGGAAGACGCCGCCCGGGAATTGCGCTACGCCGCCCTGGGCCGGATGGCCCGCCGCACCGGGTGCGTCGCCGTCCTCGCCGCGCACACGCTCGACGATCAGGCGGAAACGGTGGTGATGAATTTGTTGCGCGGCGCGGGGCCCGGGGGCCTGGCCGGCATGTCGCCCCGTTCGCCCCTGCCGGGGCGTCCCGATCTCGTCTTGGTCCGCCCTTTGCTGGATTTTCCCAAGCGGTCGCTGCGGACCCATCTACGGACCCGGGGCGTCCCCTTCCGGGTGGACGAAACCAACGCGCAACCTTTGTTTTTGCGCAACCGTCTACGACCGGTCCTCGCCCGCTGGGAGAAGGAGCGGCCGGGGTTTTTCGAGCGGGTCGCGCGGACGGCGCGCGTTCTTCGCGACGAAGAGGACTTTTGGCGCCGCCGCCTGGGGATGGATCGACGGAAACAACCGCCCCGTCGCCTTGATCGACGGGATTTTATGCGGTATCATATAGCGGAACAGCGTCGGCGGCTCCGGCTTTTGTTCGGTTTGACCCACTTTGAATCCCTGGAACGTGTCCGCCAATTCGCCGCCGACCGCGCCGCCGGCCCGCTGGACCTGCCGGAGGGGCGCGTGGCCAAGACCGCACGTTTTCTGATTTTCAAGCGAAAGATCGCAAGGGAGAACCCATGA
- a CDS encoding metal-dependent hydrolase — translation MPTLFTHPAVPLAARLALGARRLPGRLLVAAVVFSLLPDLDVLAFSFGLPYGHVFGHRGFFHSLTFAAMAALVVAWVGRGFGAGRRTAFAVLFATMASHGLLDAMTDGGKGIALLSPFTNTRYFLPWRFIPVSPLGVARFFNERGLRVLTGEFGRLWVPLMAVAAALAIGRWIGERGGRRGGR, via the coding sequence GTGCCCACCCTCTTCACGCATCCCGCGGTTCCCCTCGCCGCGCGTCTCGCCCTGGGCGCCCGCCGCCTGCCGGGGCGATTGCTGGTCGCGGCCGTCGTTTTTTCCCTCCTGCCGGACCTGGATGTCCTCGCCTTTTCCTTCGGCCTGCCCTACGGGCATGTGTTCGGGCACCGGGGGTTTTTCCATTCTTTGACGTTCGCGGCGATGGCCGCGTTGGTGGTCGCGTGGGTCGGACGGGGTTTCGGCGCGGGTCGAAGGACCGCCTTCGCCGTTTTGTTCGCCACCATGGCTTCCCACGGCCTTTTGGACGCCATGACCGACGGCGGCAAGGGCATCGCGCTCCTCAGCCCGTTCACCAACACCCGCTATTTCCTGCCTTGGCGTTTCATCCCGGTGTCGCCCCTTGGCGTCGCGCGCTTTTTCAACGAGCGGGGCCTTCGGGTGTTGACCGGGGAGTTCGGGCGGCTGTGGGTCCCGCTGATGGCGGTGGCCGCCGCCCTGGCGATCGGGCGATGGATCGGCGAACGGGGAGGCCGTCGTGGCGGTCGTTGA